A window of Chlorobium phaeobacteroides DSM 266 genomic DNA:
CAGCAATCAGGGAGCTGTATAAAGAATAGGTTTGCGGAGTAAGTTCCACAACATCTCCTTTTTTGGGAATCTGAAGCGGACCGTAATAATCCTTGTTGAAAGGTGAAAAACGGGGGAATATCTGGAAATCACCAACTCCTTTCGTCATGGGCTCACCAAGAAACTGCGCATACTCAGGCAGCGCGGACTCCTTGCCGTTCACATAAAGCTTGCGATCCCTGATTTCAAGCAGATCGCCGGGAAGCGCCACACATCGCTTTATGTAGTTCAATGAACGATCTTTGGGAAATTTGAAAACGATAATATCTCCTCGCTGAATCGGCTGAATAACAGGCAGGCGCGAATCGGTAAAGGGTATCTTTGCGCCGTATACATATTTGTTGACAAAAAGAAAATCACCGGCCATCAGGGTGTTCTCCATGGAACCGGTGGGAATCCTGTAGGATTCGACAACGAAAACTCTTAAAAAAGTTGCAAAAATAGCTGCAATGATCAGCGCATCAAACCATTCTCTTGAGTTTTTTTTAGGGGATTTACCCTGCTGACTGTTCACGATATCCGGTGGTTTTATGATTTACTGTTGTTGATTCTGACGTTTTTTTTTCCCGTAACCTGCGCTTGACTCAAATTATTGCAACCCGTCGCCTTTTGGCGTCGAGGCATCTCCTGTCACTCGTCGATGGTAAGAATCGCAAGAAAAGCTTCCTGCGGAATCTCAACCCTCCCAACCTGTTTCATGCGCTTTTTTCCCTCTTTCTGCTTTTCAAGCAACTTTCTCTTCCTGCTTATATCTCCTCCATAGCACTTGGCAAGCACGTTTTTTCGCATTGCAGATATTGTTTCGCGCGAAATAACACGGCTTCCGATAGCAGCCTGGATTGCCACCTCATACATCTGCTTCGGTATAATCCCTTTAAGTTTCGTACAGAGCTTGCGCCCCCACTCATAGGCTTTCGAGCGATGCACGATAATTGAAAGCGCGTCAACCGGCTCGGCGTTCAACAGGACATCAAGCTTGACCAGATCCGACTGACGATAATCGATATACTCATAATCCATGGAGGCGTATCCTTTTGAGATGGATTTCAGTTTATCGTGAAAATCAAAGACAATCTCGGCAAGCGGAAATTCGAAATGCATATTCACCCTGGTG
This region includes:
- the lepB gene encoding signal peptidase I — protein: MNSQQGKSPKKNSREWFDALIIAAIFATFLRVFVVESYRIPTGSMENTLMAGDFLFVNKYVYGAKIPFTDSRLPVIQPIQRGDIIVFKFPKDRSLNYIKRCVALPGDLLEIRDRKLYVNGKESALPEYAQFLGEPMTKGVGDFQIFPRFSPFNKDYYGPLQIPKKGDVVELTPQTYSLYSSLIADEGHDVSLTGSLVFVDGSPASSYTVEKNYYFAMGDNRDNSLDSRFWGFLPETDIVGEAMMVYWSWDPDLPLLFDPVNKLGSIAWHRIGLMVH